A section of the Acidobacterium capsulatum ATCC 51196 genome encodes:
- a CDS encoding lipid-binding SYLF domain-containing protein encodes MKKILALLCVAGLSVPAFAATNMSTLNARLEAARTTIQEIEATPDKSIPMEITQSATCVGVVPGLIKGAFIFGGERGQGVVTCRTGHGWSAPVFIQMTGGSWGLQIGGQSTDLVMVAVNQKGFQDLINSKFKIGAGASAAAGPVGRNAQMATNWKMQSELLTWSRSKGLFAGIDLNGTVVSQNQEADDLFYHSHHTPDQILKGEVLPPASARPFLRTVAKYFHESNEQ; translated from the coding sequence ATGAAAAAAATTCTCGCACTTCTCTGCGTTGCCGGACTGTCGGTGCCGGCGTTTGCCGCTACGAATATGTCCACGTTGAATGCTCGTCTGGAAGCCGCGCGCACCACCATTCAGGAGATTGAAGCCACTCCGGACAAGTCGATTCCCATGGAGATCACCCAGAGTGCCACCTGCGTGGGCGTAGTCCCGGGCCTCATCAAGGGCGCTTTCATCTTCGGCGGCGAACGCGGCCAGGGTGTAGTGACCTGCCGCACCGGCCACGGCTGGAGCGCACCGGTCTTCATCCAGATGACTGGCGGCTCGTGGGGCCTGCAGATCGGCGGCCAGAGCACCGATCTGGTTATGGTCGCTGTCAACCAGAAGGGCTTTCAGGACCTCATCAATAGCAAATTCAAGATTGGCGCGGGTGCTTCGGCTGCCGCCGGCCCGGTGGGCCGCAACGCGCAGATGGCCACCAACTGGAAGATGCAGTCTGAGCTGCTGACCTGGTCGCGCAGCAAGGGTCTCTTTGCTGGCATTGATCTGAACGGCACCGTTGTTTCGCAGAATCAGGAAGCGGACGACCTCTTCTATCACAGCCACCACACGCCGGATCAGATTCTCAAGGGCGAGGTGCTGCCGCCGGCCTCCGCGCGTCCGTTCCTGCGCACGGTCGCGAAGTACTTCCACGAAAGCAACGAGCAGTAA
- a CDS encoding UbiD family decarboxylase, whose amino-acid sequence MAYNDLREWIKALDRAGELVRVRESVSPILEIAEITDRASKAGRKGGVKGYQPGGPALLFEKVTDYPGARVLINQFGSERRMKLALEVDSLDEIAGRIRALLEMKAPEGIMEKLKLLPMLAEFGAFFPKVIKAKDAACKEVIHLGDDIDVLEFPVLQCWPGDGGRFITLPGVITRDPKTGRRNMGMYRMQVYDGKTTGMHWQRHKNAAEHLRERLRAASGSETSTHVDVMAETAGGTTNLAFTKVTDERLEVAVAIGVDPATAFSAIVPAPPEVEEFLIAGFLRQKPVELVKCETVDLEVPAHAEIILEGFVNLTELRSEGPFGDHTGFYTLPDDYPVFHITAITHRKDPIYAATIVGKPPMEDAWMGKAVERIFLPLMRLTLPEIVDVNLPSDGVFHNLMVVSIRKSYAGQARKVMNGIWSMGQAMFTKCIIVVDEDCDVQDLGEVTLRAANNIDPQRDIEFTLGPIDSLDHASRLPNYGSKMGIDATRKWAAEGFTRPWPPMIEMDQGTRARVDAIWKKLGIDK is encoded by the coding sequence GTGGCTTACAACGACTTACGCGAGTGGATCAAAGCGCTGGACCGCGCCGGGGAACTGGTGCGCGTCCGCGAGAGCGTCAGCCCGATTCTTGAAATTGCCGAAATCACTGACCGCGCCTCCAAGGCCGGCCGCAAAGGCGGCGTAAAGGGCTACCAGCCCGGAGGCCCCGCGCTCTTGTTTGAGAAGGTCACCGATTATCCGGGCGCGCGCGTGCTCATCAACCAGTTCGGCAGCGAACGCCGCATGAAGCTGGCCCTCGAAGTCGACTCGCTCGATGAAATCGCCGGGCGCATTCGCGCGCTGCTTGAAATGAAAGCCCCCGAAGGCATCATGGAAAAGCTCAAGCTGCTGCCCATGCTGGCTGAGTTCGGTGCGTTCTTTCCCAAGGTCATCAAGGCCAAAGACGCGGCCTGCAAAGAGGTCATTCATCTCGGCGACGATATCGACGTGCTGGAATTCCCGGTGCTGCAGTGCTGGCCCGGCGACGGAGGCCGCTTCATCACGCTGCCCGGCGTCATCACGCGCGACCCCAAAACCGGACGCCGCAACATGGGCATGTATCGCATGCAGGTCTATGACGGCAAGACCACCGGCATGCATTGGCAGCGCCATAAGAACGCCGCCGAGCATCTGCGCGAGCGCCTGCGCGCCGCCTCGGGCAGCGAAACCAGCACCCACGTCGATGTAATGGCAGAGACCGCCGGAGGCACCACCAACCTCGCCTTCACCAAGGTCACTGACGAGCGGCTCGAAGTCGCTGTCGCCATCGGCGTCGATCCCGCGACGGCCTTCTCGGCCATCGTGCCCGCGCCGCCTGAGGTCGAAGAATTCCTCATCGCAGGCTTCCTGCGCCAGAAGCCCGTCGAGCTGGTCAAGTGCGAGACCGTCGATCTTGAAGTGCCGGCCCATGCCGAAATCATTCTCGAAGGCTTCGTCAATCTCACCGAGCTGCGCTCCGAGGGGCCTTTCGGCGACCACACCGGCTTCTACACGCTGCCTGACGATTATCCGGTCTTCCACATCACGGCCATCACGCACCGCAAAGACCCCATTTACGCGGCCACCATCGTCGGCAAGCCGCCCATGGAAGACGCCTGGATGGGTAAGGCCGTCGAGCGCATCTTCCTGCCGCTCATGCGCCTCACCCTGCCCGAGATTGTTGATGTCAACCTGCCGTCGGATGGTGTCTTTCATAACCTGATGGTCGTCTCCATCCGCAAGAGTTACGCGGGGCAGGCGCGCAAGGTCATGAACGGTATCTGGTCCATGGGCCAGGCCATGTTCACCAAGTGCATCATCGTCGTTGACGAGGACTGCGATGTGCAGGATCTTGGCGAAGTCACCCTGCGCGCGGCGAATAACATCGATCCGCAGCGGGATATCGAGTTCACGCTCGGCCCCATCGATTCGCTCGACCACGCTTCGCGCCTGCCCAACTACGGCAGCAAGATGGGCATTGATGCCACCCGCAAGTGGGCCGCCGAAGGCTTCACACGCCCGTGGCCCCCGATGATTGAGATGGACCAAGGCACCCGCGCCCGCGTCGATGCCATCTGGAAGAAGCTCGGCATCGACAAATAG
- a CDS encoding NAD(P)H-dependent oxidoreductase, translating to MARIVILVGHARKETYGEALAESYACGARLAGHEVQLFVLSKLAFDPILHEGFSRPQPLEPDLEKVHGALVAADHLVIVFPLWMGNMPAILNGFIERIFQPEYCEAERRKQSFPQPLKGKSGLIVMTMGMPALAYRCWYGPHALRILRNFVLWHIGVHPTRVQLIGRVEAIGHRGRSHWLNRMEELGRRAA from the coding sequence ATGGCGCGTATCGTGATTCTCGTCGGCCATGCCCGAAAAGAGACGTATGGCGAAGCGCTCGCCGAAAGCTACGCCTGTGGCGCCCGGCTTGCGGGACATGAGGTACAGCTTTTCGTGCTGAGCAAGCTTGCCTTCGACCCCATTCTCCACGAGGGCTTCTCACGCCCGCAGCCGCTTGAGCCTGATCTGGAGAAGGTGCATGGCGCGCTTGTGGCCGCCGATCATCTGGTGATTGTCTTTCCGCTCTGGATGGGCAATATGCCCGCGATCCTCAACGGGTTCATCGAGCGCATCTTTCAGCCGGAGTACTGCGAGGCAGAACGCCGGAAGCAGAGCTTCCCGCAGCCGCTCAAAGGCAAATCAGGCTTGATCGTCATGACCATGGGCATGCCCGCGCTGGCTTACCGATGCTGGTATGGCCCGCACGCGCTCCGAATTCTCAGGAACTTCGTTCTTTGGCACATCGGGGTACACCCCACGCGAGTGCAACTCATCGGTCGTGTGGAGGCGATCGGTCACCGTGGCCGCTCCCACTGGCTCAACCGCATGGAGGAATTAGGCCGGCGTGCCGCCTGA
- a CDS encoding VTT domain-containing protein: MPFALHFFLQHAYMILFLWVLVEQLGVPIPSTPILLAAGTLTATRQLALPAVIIVALAGSLISDSLWYWMGKRYGGLMVRLLCRLSFESTVCVRKTEEYFTRRGPASLLVSKFIPGLGTVAAPIAGQTGMSFRRFVFYDAGGILLWTLSVTLGGRFFGDILKRHPNALSWTGHFALGLFLLLFAGFLAWRFFKQRMFLAEIRMARIFPDELKTRIEEGDDVIIVDLRHPLDLLPDPRTLPGALRLTPDKLMAQLEQIPRDREVILFCTCPSEATAAKTALQLRRAGIQRVRPLYGGFDEWKKRGYPLVEGNADLALEYARG; encoded by the coding sequence ATGCCATTCGCACTCCACTTCTTTCTTCAGCACGCGTACATGATCCTGTTTCTCTGGGTGCTTGTGGAGCAGCTTGGCGTGCCGATTCCGAGCACGCCCATCCTGCTCGCGGCCGGAACCCTCACCGCGACCCGTCAGCTCGCGCTGCCTGCCGTCATCATCGTGGCCCTGGCTGGCAGCTTGATCAGCGACTCGCTCTGGTACTGGATGGGCAAGCGTTACGGCGGCCTGATGGTGCGCCTGCTCTGCCGCCTGTCGTTTGAGAGCACGGTCTGCGTGCGCAAAACGGAGGAGTACTTCACGCGCCGCGGGCCGGCTTCGCTGCTGGTGTCAAAATTCATTCCCGGCCTTGGTACCGTCGCCGCTCCCATCGCCGGGCAGACCGGCATGAGCTTCCGCCGGTTCGTCTTTTATGACGCGGGCGGCATCCTGCTGTGGACGCTCTCGGTCACCCTCGGCGGCCGCTTTTTCGGCGACATCCTCAAGCGCCACCCAAATGCGCTCTCCTGGACCGGCCATTTCGCTCTCGGCCTTTTCCTGCTGCTCTTTGCCGGCTTCCTGGCGTGGCGCTTTTTCAAGCAGCGCATGTTCCTTGCGGAGATTCGCATGGCGCGCATCTTTCCCGACGAACTCAAGACGCGCATTGAGGAAGGCGATGACGTCATCATTGTCGATCTTCGCCATCCGCTCGATCTGCTGCCCGACCCGCGCACCTTGCCCGGTGCGCTGCGCCTCACGCCTGACAAGCTGATGGCGCAGTTGGAGCAGATTCCGCGCGACCGCGAAGTCATTCTCTTCTGCACCTGCCCTAGCGAGGCTACGGCTGCCAAAACGGCCCTGCAACTGCGCCGCGCGGGCATTCAGCGCGTGCGCCCGCTCTATGGCGGCTTTGATGAGTGGAAGAAGCGCGGCTATCCCCTGGTGGAAGGCAATGCCGATCTGGCACTGGAGTACGCCCGCGGCTGA
- the nuoI gene encoding NADH-quinone oxidoreductase subunit NuoI — protein MSIVSNVTGIAKGMSITFREMFQPTEVENYPDGPGPSRGAMLQERFRGAHVLQRDENGLEKCVACFLCAAACPSNCIYIEAADNTEEQRISSAERYAKVYNIDYNRCIFCGYCVEACPTDAITHGHGFELASMHATNMIMRKEDMLVQLSTGQPSLAQNSR, from the coding sequence ATGTCGATCGTTAGCAACGTCACGGGTATCGCCAAAGGCATGAGCATCACCTTCCGGGAGATGTTCCAACCCACCGAGGTAGAAAACTATCCTGACGGGCCCGGGCCGAGTCGCGGCGCGATGCTTCAGGAGCGCTTTCGCGGCGCTCACGTGCTGCAGCGCGATGAAAACGGCCTGGAAAAGTGCGTCGCCTGCTTCCTTTGCGCGGCAGCCTGCCCCTCCAACTGCATCTACATTGAAGCGGCCGACAACACTGAAGAGCAGCGCATCTCGAGCGCCGAGCGTTACGCCAAGGTCTACAACATCGACTACAACCGCTGCATTTTCTGCGGTTACTGCGTCGAGGCATGTCCCACTGACGCCATCACGCATGGCCACGGCTTTGAGCTGGCCAGCATGCATGCAACCAACATGATCATGCGCAAAGAAGACATGCTGGTGCAGTTGTCCACCGGCCAGCCTTCGCTGGCGCAGAACTCCCGCTAG
- a CDS encoding TlpA family protein disulfide reductase produces MATKRVSFLKSAIVAAACLVVLTPYGRAASDSFKPLTRVGEAMPSFTVKELSGSTFSMARERGKVVVVNFWATWCPPCRLEMPRLEREIWDKYQSNPGFAMVAIARQQTEATIAGFHKAHVEFTYPLAYDPARKVYAKFADAGIPRSYVVDKHGRIVFQSVGYQAGDIQKLNRAVEKALAAR; encoded by the coding sequence ATGGCAACAAAGAGAGTGAGCTTTTTGAAATCCGCAATCGTGGCAGCCGCATGCCTGGTTGTGTTGACTCCGTACGGACGTGCTGCCAGCGATAGCTTCAAGCCTCTGACACGCGTCGGCGAGGCCATGCCGTCCTTCACCGTGAAGGAGCTTTCTGGCAGCACCTTCTCGATGGCGCGGGAGCGCGGCAAAGTCGTGGTGGTGAACTTCTGGGCGACGTGGTGCCCGCCGTGCCGTCTTGAAATGCCGCGACTCGAAAGAGAGATATGGGACAAGTACCAATCCAATCCCGGCTTTGCCATGGTCGCCATCGCACGCCAGCAAACTGAGGCCACCATCGCCGGCTTCCACAAAGCGCATGTGGAGTTCACCTATCCGCTGGCCTATGACCCGGCGCGCAAGGTCTATGCAAAGTTCGCCGATGCCGGCATTCCGCGCAGCTATGTGGTGGACAAGCACGGCCGAATCGTCTTTCAGAGCGTCGGCTACCAGGCAGGCGACATCCAAAAGCTCAACCGCGCCGTCGAGAAAGCGCTTGCGGCCAGATAA
- the sixA gene encoding phosphohistidine phosphatase SixA: protein MNLYFLRHASAGTRRPNPVIDVRRPLDKEGKQQCILLGSYLNSLKVQFDLIVSSPLKRAQQTASFVGTEVGYEAEILITEALSPGATLRQFEDFLLRLEEPEEGQPELENVLVVGHNPNLAAFLGAICSTGKTSLRMRKGALARVDMTRRPGTLHWLVDPRILRGVYGKVTKRSRRKTSRK, encoded by the coding sequence ATGAATCTTTATTTTCTTCGACATGCAAGCGCGGGAACGCGCCGTCCCAATCCTGTCATCGATGTGCGCCGTCCGCTCGACAAAGAGGGCAAGCAGCAGTGCATTCTGCTCGGCAGCTACCTGAATTCGCTCAAGGTGCAATTTGACCTCATCGTCTCGAGCCCTCTCAAGCGCGCGCAGCAGACAGCTTCGTTTGTGGGCACTGAGGTCGGTTATGAGGCAGAGATTCTCATCACCGAAGCGCTCTCGCCAGGCGCGACGCTGCGCCAGTTTGAGGATTTTCTGCTACGCCTCGAAGAGCCCGAGGAGGGCCAGCCGGAGCTCGAAAATGTGCTGGTTGTGGGGCACAATCCCAATCTGGCGGCTTTTCTGGGCGCGATCTGCAGCACCGGAAAAACCAGTCTGCGCATGCGCAAAGGCGCACTCGCCCGCGTGGACATGACCCGGCGGCCGGGCACGTTGCACTGGCTGGTGGATCCCCGCATTTTGCGCGGTGTCTACGGCAAGGTGACCAAGAGGTCGCGGCGAAAGACTTCGCGGAAGTAA
- a CDS encoding HlyD family secretion protein, with product MADQNPEQKNTPADEQQLDKPENLRPKSRKRFILFGVIAIVLIGGGLYWWHSTFYENTDDAQIDGNIIQISSRISGHVLNVEVQQNQSVKKGEILVELDPTDYETAVKQDEADLASAEANYEAATVNVPITHVSTSSTLSSADATVLSARDSVAQAERQLQAARAQVLSAQANYTKAKLDLKRYTSLVQKDVISRQQYDAAVATATADQAAVQQAEADVQAYQAAVSVAHAKVAQAQASYRNAQTGPRQVAIQKAKADQAAAQVKLAEAKLQQAKLNLSYCIIRAPESGIVTTKSVEVGQNVSIGQNMATLVSLDNVWVTANFKETQLDNMKVGQPVTISVDAYGGKQFDGKVTEIGGATGSMLSLFPPENATGNYVKVVQRIPVRIDFTNPSQDKDHMLRPGMSVEPKVRIK from the coding sequence GTGGCGGACCAAAATCCCGAACAGAAAAATACGCCGGCAGACGAGCAGCAGCTCGACAAGCCGGAAAATCTGCGCCCCAAGTCGCGCAAGCGCTTCATCCTCTTCGGGGTGATCGCCATTGTTCTCATTGGAGGCGGCCTCTATTGGTGGCACTCCACGTTCTATGAAAACACCGACGACGCACAGATTGACGGAAACATCATTCAGATCTCCTCGCGCATCAGCGGCCATGTGCTCAACGTGGAGGTGCAGCAGAATCAGTCCGTGAAGAAGGGCGAAATTCTGGTAGAGCTCGACCCCACCGACTACGAGACCGCGGTCAAACAGGACGAAGCCGACCTGGCCAGCGCCGAAGCGAATTACGAAGCTGCCACGGTCAACGTGCCCATCACGCATGTGAGCACCAGCAGCACGCTGAGTTCAGCGGATGCGACCGTACTCAGCGCCCGTGACTCGGTGGCGCAGGCCGAGCGCCAGTTGCAGGCCGCCAGAGCACAGGTGCTCTCCGCGCAGGCCAATTACACCAAGGCAAAGCTCGACCTCAAGCGCTACACCTCGCTGGTGCAGAAAGACGTCATCTCGCGCCAGCAATATGACGCCGCCGTGGCCACGGCCACCGCCGATCAGGCTGCCGTGCAGCAGGCCGAAGCCGACGTACAGGCCTATCAGGCCGCGGTGAGCGTTGCGCATGCCAAGGTAGCGCAGGCGCAGGCATCGTACCGCAACGCGCAGACCGGCCCGCGCCAGGTCGCCATTCAAAAGGCCAAGGCGGATCAGGCCGCCGCGCAGGTCAAGCTGGCCGAGGCCAAGCTGCAGCAGGCCAAGCTCAACCTCAGCTATTGCATCATTCGCGCGCCGGAGTCAGGCATTGTGACCACCAAGAGCGTCGAGGTCGGGCAAAACGTCAGCATCGGTCAGAACATGGCTACGCTGGTCTCGCTCGACAATGTTTGGGTCACCGCCAACTTCAAGGAAACGCAGTTGGACAACATGAAGGTCGGCCAGCCCGTCACCATTTCGGTGGATGCCTATGGCGGCAAGCAGTTTGACGGTAAGGTGACTGAAATCGGCGGAGCTACCGGCTCCATGTTGAGCCTCTTTCCGCCCGAGAATGCGACTGGCAACTACGTCAAGGTGGTGCAGCGCATCCCGGTGCGCATCGACTTCACCAATCCCAGCCAGGACAAGGACCACATGCTGCGCCCGGGCATGTCGGTCGAGCCCAAAGTGCGCATCAAGTGA
- a CDS encoding TolC family protein codes for MFEAGKRKATSAAASCVLLAAAVVVAAPMARGQQQGSGVTAPPPPIQIIQPQIDSSTYKGSASNGKVTPGVLPLSLDEAIQRGLQHNLGLLLTTQTATTARGNQLDQLQSLLPTVKGKLTEAVQESDLQAEGLRVPGFPAIIGPYGYTDLRGTFEWSLLNLSDLQNYLATKHDFAASKLSAEDARNMVVLTVGNAYLLVVADKATIAADQAQVATAKVSLDQAIDEHNAGTTPRLDVLRARVDYQTEEQNLISAQNAFQKDKIALARAIGLPLEQKFAVTDTVPYAPLDHIDEAQAVEQALANRKDLQAMQQKLEAARHARTAATAERLPTVKFNGDYGDIGVNLAHSHGTGDATGSLDVPIFEEFKLRGDARQAQAQLDQQQDQLSNLRGQITADVDDALLDMQSSEKQVQVAQSNVSLAREALKEAQERYQAGVSDNLAVSQAQQALAQADAQYVSSLYAHNVAKLSLARAMGVADSSYKTYLGGK; via the coding sequence GTGTTTGAAGCTGGCAAAAGAAAAGCGACCAGCGCTGCCGCGAGCTGCGTTTTATTGGCCGCCGCCGTCGTCGTGGCGGCTCCCATGGCCCGCGGGCAGCAGCAGGGCAGCGGAGTCACCGCACCGCCGCCGCCCATTCAGATCATCCAACCGCAGATTGACAGCTCCACCTACAAGGGGAGCGCCTCCAACGGTAAAGTGACGCCCGGCGTGCTTCCGCTCTCGCTCGATGAAGCTATTCAGCGCGGGCTGCAACACAATCTTGGCCTGTTGCTGACTACGCAGACGGCCACCACGGCGCGCGGCAATCAGCTCGATCAGTTGCAGTCGCTGCTGCCCACCGTGAAAGGCAAGCTCACTGAGGCAGTGCAGGAGTCTGACCTGCAGGCCGAGGGGCTGCGCGTGCCCGGTTTTCCGGCGATCATCGGGCCTTACGGCTACACCGATCTGCGCGGCACCTTCGAGTGGTCTTTGCTGAACCTCTCTGACCTGCAAAACTATCTGGCCACCAAGCATGACTTCGCGGCCTCAAAGCTCTCTGCCGAAGACGCGCGCAACATGGTCGTGCTCACTGTCGGCAATGCCTATCTGCTGGTCGTGGCCGACAAGGCCACCATCGCCGCCGATCAGGCGCAGGTGGCTACGGCCAAAGTCTCTCTCGATCAGGCCATCGACGAGCACAACGCGGGCACCACGCCGCGGCTCGATGTGCTGCGCGCCCGGGTCGATTACCAGACCGAAGAGCAGAATCTGATCTCCGCGCAAAATGCGTTTCAAAAAGACAAGATCGCGCTGGCCCGCGCCATCGGTCTGCCTCTGGAGCAGAAGTTTGCCGTGACCGATACCGTGCCCTACGCGCCGCTCGATCACATCGACGAGGCCCAGGCCGTGGAGCAGGCGCTGGCCAACCGGAAAGATCTGCAGGCGATGCAGCAGAAGCTTGAGGCCGCCCGGCATGCGCGCACAGCCGCGACTGCCGAGCGGCTGCCCACCGTCAAATTCAACGGTGATTATGGAGACATCGGTGTCAATCTCGCGCACTCCCATGGCACCGGCGACGCCACCGGCTCGCTCGATGTGCCCATCTTTGAGGAGTTCAAGCTACGCGGAGATGCCAGGCAGGCTCAGGCGCAGCTCGATCAGCAGCAGGACCAGCTCAGCAATCTGCGGGGGCAAATCACGGCCGATGTGGACGACGCGCTGCTCGACATGCAGTCGTCTGAGAAGCAGGTGCAGGTCGCGCAAAGCAATGTATCGCTGGCCAGGGAAGCCTTGAAAGAGGCGCAGGAGCGTTACCAGGCCGGCGTTTCTGACAATCTCGCGGTCTCGCAGGCGCAGCAGGCGCTCGCGCAGGCCGATGCGCAATATGTGAGCAGCCTTTACGCCCACAACGTGGCCAAGCTTTCGCTGGCGCGCGCCATGGGCGTGGCTGACAGCAGCTACAAGACTTATCTGGGAGGCAAGTAA
- the lpxD gene encoding UDP-3-O-(3-hydroxymyristoyl)glucosamine N-acyltransferase, producing MKLSELALALEAELRPASHADLEVHAVASPRTAIAGKGMLVFAEDEASLQAALASQAAAILTRPTLAGDAIPARPLLLMRHPKLAFARAARLLQPPPPYTGVDSSASVHPTAQLGREVSVGPCAVIGAYTILGDRTRIEAGAVLGEGVRIGADCRIHPRAVLYPGVTLGDRVIVHAGAVLGADGFGYVRDNATGTYIQFPQQGTLVLEDDVEIGANTTIDRGALEETRIERGTKIDNLVHLGHNVRVGPNVVIAAQTGVSGSSSIGAGAVVGGQVGMGDHASIGEGVIVGSQGGILPHKHLRGPGTVFWGTPAKPLKQYLKELAHLARLARRHNAGE from the coding sequence ATGAAACTCTCCGAGCTGGCCCTCGCCCTCGAAGCCGAGCTCCGCCCCGCCTCTCATGCGGACCTCGAAGTGCACGCCGTGGCCAGTCCACGTACGGCCATCGCCGGCAAGGGCATGCTCGTCTTCGCCGAAGACGAAGCCTCGCTCCAGGCCGCGCTGGCCTCGCAGGCTGCCGCTATTCTTACCCGGCCCACGCTCGCGGGCGATGCCATCCCGGCCCGGCCGCTCTTGCTCATGCGGCATCCCAAGCTGGCCTTCGCTCGCGCCGCCCGTCTTCTTCAGCCGCCGCCCCCGTATACCGGGGTGGACTCCTCGGCGAGCGTGCATCCCACGGCGCAGCTCGGCAGGGAAGTCTCCGTAGGCCCCTGCGCGGTCATCGGAGCTTATACGATCCTCGGCGACCGCACCCGCATTGAGGCCGGAGCCGTCCTCGGCGAAGGCGTCCGCATCGGCGCGGACTGCCGCATTCACCCCCGCGCTGTCCTCTATCCGGGCGTGACCCTCGGCGACCGTGTCATCGTGCATGCCGGGGCCGTGCTCGGCGCCGACGGCTTCGGTTATGTCCGGGACAACGCCACAGGGACCTACATTCAGTTCCCGCAGCAGGGGACACTCGTGCTCGAAGACGACGTGGAGATCGGCGCCAACACTACCATCGACCGTGGAGCCCTCGAAGAGACCCGCATCGAGCGCGGCACAAAGATCGACAATCTCGTGCATCTCGGCCACAACGTGCGCGTCGGCCCCAATGTGGTCATCGCGGCGCAAACCGGAGTTTCGGGCTCCAGCAGCATTGGTGCAGGGGCCGTGGTGGGCGGCCAGGTCGGTATGGGCGACCACGCATCTATCGGAGAAGGCGTCATCGTCGGCTCGCAGGGCGGCATTCTGCCGCACAAACATCTGCGAGGTCCAGGTACTGTGTTTTGGGGCACTCCCGCCAAACCTTTAAAGCAATACTTGAAGGAGCTGGCCCACCTCGCGCGCCTCGCCAGGCGCCACAACGCGGGGGAATAG
- a CDS encoding lysophospholipid acyltransferase family protein: MRIKLEFCAVWALVTLLRVLPRSLARAIGAFIGAVAWFSLSRLRRTGLRNLELAFPAWPPARRSATLRELYRNLGWHLAEFCQMSGYTRQNTQSFLRYEGLEHYLAARERGQGVLIVTGHLGAWELSSYWHSLMGYPMSMVIRRLDNPLVDRFVNRIRCLHGNRVLHKDNFARGLIAAMRNGETVGILMDTNMTPPQGVFVPYFGHMACTGSGLARVAQKTGAAVLPGFLLWEAAEKKYVLHFGPEIPLLRTGQEEADAIANTASFTAAIEDYVRRYPSQWLWVHRRWKTRPAGEPSIY, translated from the coding sequence ATGCGAATCAAGTTGGAATTTTGCGCCGTATGGGCGCTCGTGACCCTGCTGCGTGTCCTGCCGCGTTCTCTGGCCCGCGCCATCGGCGCATTCATCGGCGCTGTGGCATGGTTCTCGCTCTCCCGCCTGCGACGCACCGGCCTGCGTAATCTGGAGCTGGCTTTTCCCGCGTGGCCGCCCGCCCGCCGCTCCGCCACTCTGCGCGAACTTTACCGCAATCTCGGTTGGCATCTTGCGGAGTTCTGCCAGATGTCCGGCTACACGCGCCAGAACACGCAATCCTTCCTGCGTTATGAGGGACTCGAGCATTACCTCGCCGCCCGCGAACGCGGCCAGGGAGTGCTCATCGTCACCGGCCATCTTGGCGCGTGGGAGCTGTCGAGCTACTGGCACTCCCTCATGGGCTACCCCATGAGCATGGTCATCCGCCGCCTCGACAATCCTCTGGTCGACCGCTTCGTCAACCGCATCCGCTGCCTGCACGGCAATCGCGTGTTGCACAAGGACAACTTCGCGCGCGGCCTCATCGCCGCCATGCGCAATGGCGAAACCGTCGGCATCCTGATGGACACCAACATGACGCCTCCGCAGGGCGTCTTTGTCCCATATTTCGGCCATATGGCCTGCACCGGCTCGGGGCTGGCCCGGGTCGCCCAGAAGACCGGCGCGGCCGTGCTGCCGGGCTTTCTGCTCTGGGAGGCTGCCGAAAAGAAGTACGTCTTGCACTTTGGCCCTGAAATTCCGCTCCTCCGTACTGGCCAGGAAGAGGCCGACGCCATCGCCAACACCGCCAGCTTCACTGCGGCCATCGAGGACTACGTGCGCCGCTACCCCAGCCAGTGGCTCTGGGTGCATCGGCGCTGGAAGACCCGCCCCGCCGGCGAGCCATCTATTTATTAG